A genome region from Candidatus Eisenbacteria bacterium includes the following:
- the sat gene encoding sulfate adenylyltransferase — MIRAHGGQLVNRIAEEKMKPGLIRKAGALPKITLNRRELSDLALIAIGAMSPLEGFMVRDEYESVLNAMRLPLGLPWTIPITLSTKDSAVSRTKPPFEAALCDENKNVLGIMQVDDIYKVDKEREAKKVLLTADDAHPGVQYLNSISDTYAGGKILLFERMIDEQFEKFHLDPKETRILFKTKGWERVVAFQTRNPIHRAHEYLLKCALEMVDGLLIHPIMGETKSDDIPAHVRMACYQAIMDSCFPKDRVVLSIFPAAMRYAGPREAIFHAILRKNYGCTHFIVGRDHAGVGSYYGTFDAQNIFFEFEPGELEITPMMFEHAFYCTKCETMSSPKTCPHGKEAHMQLSGTRVREMLSKGESLPPEFTRREVAEVLERYYSSSNKGQS, encoded by the coding sequence CCGGGGCTCTTCCCAAGATTACGCTCAACCGCAGAGAACTCTCGGATCTTGCTCTCATCGCCATCGGTGCGATGAGTCCGTTGGAAGGGTTTATGGTCCGCGATGAATACGAAAGCGTCCTCAACGCCATGAGACTCCCTCTCGGTCTCCCATGGACCATTCCAATTACACTCTCTACAAAAGACAGCGCAGTCTCGCGGACGAAACCGCCGTTTGAAGCCGCGCTATGCGATGAGAACAAGAACGTTCTCGGCATCATGCAGGTCGATGACATTTACAAAGTTGATAAGGAACGTGAGGCCAAGAAAGTTCTTCTGACTGCCGATGATGCTCATCCCGGCGTTCAGTATCTCAACTCCATAAGTGATACTTATGCCGGCGGCAAGATCCTGCTTTTCGAGCGCATGATAGATGAGCAGTTTGAGAAGTTTCATCTGGATCCCAAGGAGACGCGGATACTCTTCAAGACAAAGGGCTGGGAGCGTGTCGTGGCCTTTCAAACGCGAAACCCGATTCACAGAGCGCACGAATATCTTCTGAAGTGTGCCCTGGAAATGGTGGACGGTCTTCTCATCCATCCAATCATGGGGGAGACGAAGTCCGACGATATTCCCGCCCACGTACGAATGGCATGTTATCAGGCAATCATGGACAGCTGTTTCCCGAAGGACAGGGTAGTCCTTTCGATTTTTCCGGCTGCAATGCGGTACGCCGGACCGAGGGAGGCGATTTTCCACGCCATCCTGAGGAAAAATTACGGATGCACGCATTTCATCGTAGGCAGGGACCACGCCGGCGTGGGTTCCTACTATGGTACGTTTGATGCGCAGAATATTTTCTTCGAGTTCGAACCGGGAGAATTGGAAATCACGCCAATGATGTTTGAGCATGCTTTCTATTGCACGAAGTGCGAAACGATGAGCTCTCCAAAGACGTGCCCGCACGGGAAAGAGGCACACATGCAATTGAGCGGGACGCGTGTAAGGGAGATGCTCTCGAAAGGCGAATCACTTCCTCCGGAGTTCACAAGAAGAGAGGTTGCAGAAGTACTGGAGCGATATTATTCATCGTCGAACAAAGGGCAGAGCTAG
- a CDS encoding alkaline phosphatase family protein gives MPNKLAVIGLDCLTPQLFYGDWLADMPNFKRLLDGSLSGNMVSIVPPITIPAWTCMMTSYDPGMLGIYGFRNRKSYAYEELYVVNSSTVKAKTVWNYLSRNRLRSILLGVPQTYPPRPLNGLLVADFLTPDKDSDFTYPPELRSEIDRVADGEYIIDVKDFRTDKKRELLKQIYTMTERRFKVFRHLLSHEEWDFAMMVEMGPDRIHHGFWRFCDPGHRLYEKGNEYENVIRDYYVYLDQEVGRVLAAIPQDTSVIVVSDHGAKGMHGGICINEFFIQEGLLTLKDYPKEPTSLKAGIVDWKKTKAWGEGGYYARVFLNVEGREPEGVIPRSELQAFRMSLKKKLEGLTDEKGENIGTRVFFPEEIYRTCNNIPPDLIVYLGDLNWRSAGSVGHNRIHVFENDTGPDDANHAEEGVFAWYKRGRGSASSRPSRPGSGKISIFDIAPSILDFFSIDVPDDMIGKVL, from the coding sequence ATGCCGAACAAATTGGCTGTGATCGGTCTGGATTGCCTGACACCGCAATTGTTCTACGGCGATTGGCTTGCTGACATGCCGAATTTCAAGCGGCTTCTTGACGGCTCTCTCAGTGGAAACATGGTTTCAATAGTGCCGCCCATCACTATCCCTGCATGGACCTGCATGATGACGTCATACGATCCGGGAATGCTCGGAATCTACGGTTTCAGGAACCGAAAGAGCTATGCATACGAAGAGCTCTATGTGGTCAATTCGAGCACGGTCAAAGCCAAGACAGTTTGGAATTATTTGTCCAGAAACCGCCTGCGTTCCATCCTCCTCGGGGTTCCACAGACATACCCGCCCAGGCCATTGAACGGGCTTCTGGTCGCTGACTTCCTGACGCCTGACAAGGATTCGGACTTCACGTATCCTCCTGAGCTTAGGTCGGAAATTGATCGTGTTGCAGACGGCGAGTACATCATTGATGTCAAGGATTTCAGGACTGACAAGAAGAGAGAATTGCTGAAACAAATCTACACCATGACGGAAAGGCGTTTCAAAGTCTTCAGGCATTTGCTTTCACATGAGGAGTGGGACTTTGCGATGATGGTTGAAATGGGTCCTGACCGCATTCATCATGGATTCTGGCGGTTCTGCGATCCTGGACACAGACTGTACGAGAAAGGGAACGAGTACGAGAATGTCATCCGGGACTACTATGTCTATCTGGATCAAGAAGTCGGAAGGGTCCTGGCTGCGATCCCTCAGGACACGTCAGTGATCGTCGTGTCGGATCACGGCGCCAAAGGAATGCACGGCGGCATCTGCATCAACGAGTTTTTCATACAAGAAGGACTTCTTACGCTCAAGGACTATCCAAAAGAGCCGACATCGCTCAAGGCGGGCATAGTGGATTGGAAAAAGACGAAGGCCTGGGGAGAAGGCGGCTACTACGCGCGCGTGTTCTTGAATGTCGAAGGGCGGGAACCGGAGGGGGTGATACCCCGGTCCGAGCTGCAGGCGTTCCGCATGAGTCTGAAGAAGAAGCTTGAGGGATTGACTGACGAAAAAGGAGAGAACATCGGCACAAGAGTGTTTTTTCCGGAAGAAATCTACAGGACATGCAACAATATCCCTCCAGACCTCATTGTTTACCTGGGGGATCTCAATTGGAGGAGTGCCGGAAGCGTCGGTCATAACCGGATACATGTTTTTGAGAATGACACCGGCCCCGACGATGCCAACCATGCTGAGGAAGGTGTGTTTGCGTGGTATAAGCGTGGGCGCGGAAGTGCGTCATCACGGCCATCGCGTCCCGGGAGTGGTAAGATTTCGATTTTTGACATTGCTCCTTCGATCCTCGATTTCTTTTCAATTGACGTTCCGGACGACATGATAGGGAAGGTGCTTTAG
- the cysC gene encoding adenylyl-sulfate kinase, producing MPMKGFTLWFTGLPSSGKSTLAQRVQEILLERGMNVELLDGDEVRQNLCKGLGFSKEDRDANIRRIGYVCKLLSRNGAVAIAAAISPYREIRDENRKAIANYVEVYVKAPIEVLVERDTKGLYKKAIAGELKNFTGISDPYEAPENPEILIESDKETAEESTMKIIRTLELMGLIPGAPAESEYSAEEEEKIKARLKDLGYI from the coding sequence ATGCCAATGAAAGGTTTCACGCTCTGGTTCACAGGTCTTCCCAGCTCCGGCAAGTCAACTCTGGCCCAGCGAGTGCAGGAGATCCTTCTGGAAAGAGGGATGAACGTTGAGCTGCTCGATGGCGACGAAGTAAGGCAGAACCTTTGCAAGGGGCTCGGGTTTTCAAAAGAAGACAGGGATGCAAACATCCGGCGCATCGGCTACGTGTGCAAGCTCCTGAGCCGTAACGGAGCAGTTGCCATCGCCGCCGCCATATCTCCGTACCGCGAGATAAGGGATGAGAACAGAAAAGCGATCGCCAACTACGTGGAAGTCTATGTGAAGGCGCCGATCGAGGTCCTTGTGGAAAGGGACACAAAAGGGTTGTACAAAAAGGCAATCGCCGGGGAATTGAAGAACTTCACCGGCATCTCCGACCCCTACGAGGCGCCCGAGAATCCGGAGATTCTGATCGAATCAGACAAAGAGACGGCAGAAGAAAGCACCATGAAGATTATCAGGACGCTGGAGCTCATGGGTCTGATTCCCGGAGCCCCGGCCGAAAGCGAGTACTCTGCGGAAGAGGAAGAGAAGATAAAGGCCCGCCTCAAAGACCTGGGTTACATCTAG
- a CDS encoding alkaline phosphatase family protein, translating into MTPTFFKRRKKRACVIGLDGVPYTVLQGMMDSGVMPKTKEIISRGRIKPMTVTLPEISSVSWSTFMTGKDPGGHGIFGFTDFKDSSYAIRYPSFNDLKSPTIWDILGTHGMKSVVINQPSTYPARPIPGVLISGFVALELEKAVTPFGYYSALKKKNYQIDIDTQKCRDNPAELFHSLSTLLAARREVVDDLWEKEPWNLMEIVVTGTDRLHHFIWDAYEDSHHPHHEDFLTYYRKIDDFIHYISLKFQGMDGSGNLFILSDHGFCGTRKEVYINTVLQNQGFLHLAPGASSLDGVSENTRAFALDPARIYLNRKGRFPRGSVEKEDVEPMLRDITTVFDGLVLGGEKIVRRIVRNEDAYSGQWSQNGPDLLLVPENGFDLKGLVGAKDPLGERRLQGMHTWDNAFFFSLDKSLLEDGRELNIVDVPGKILRSLGVEI; encoded by the coding sequence GTGACGCCCACGTTTTTCAAGCGAAGAAAGAAAAGGGCATGCGTCATCGGTCTGGATGGCGTTCCCTACACGGTCCTTCAGGGCATGATGGATTCCGGGGTCATGCCGAAGACAAAGGAAATTATCTCCAGGGGGCGCATCAAACCTATGACCGTCACTCTTCCGGAAATCTCCTCGGTGAGCTGGTCCACTTTCATGACCGGAAAAGACCCTGGAGGTCACGGGATCTTCGGGTTCACTGATTTCAAAGACTCAAGCTACGCCATCCGCTACCCATCCTTCAATGACCTCAAGAGCCCGACCATCTGGGATATCCTCGGGACGCACGGAATGAAAAGCGTCGTCATCAACCAGCCGTCAACCTATCCTGCGCGCCCGATTCCCGGCGTTCTGATATCGGGTTTTGTCGCTCTCGAATTGGAGAAAGCGGTCACCCCATTCGGCTATTACTCTGCTCTCAAGAAAAAGAACTATCAGATAGATATCGACACGCAAAAGTGCAGGGACAATCCGGCTGAACTATTTCACTCGTTGAGCACGCTGCTTGCCGCGAGACGCGAAGTTGTGGATGACCTGTGGGAGAAGGAACCGTGGAACCTCATGGAAATAGTTGTGACCGGCACCGACCGTTTGCATCACTTCATTTGGGACGCATACGAAGATTCACATCATCCGCACCACGAAGATTTCCTGACCTACTACCGAAAGATCGACGATTTCATACATTACATATCTTTGAAATTCCAGGGAATGGACGGTAGCGGGAATTTGTTTATTCTTTCAGACCACGGTTTCTGCGGAACAAGGAAAGAAGTCTATATCAACACAGTCTTGCAGAATCAAGGATTCCTCCATCTGGCACCTGGTGCATCGTCGCTCGATGGAGTTTCAGAAAATACCAGGGCTTTCGCTCTGGATCCTGCGCGGATTTATCTGAACAGAAAAGGCAGATTCCCCCGTGGAAGTGTCGAAAAGGAAGACGTGGAGCCGATGTTAAGAGACATTACGACTGTTTTCGATGGGCTCGTTCTTGGCGGCGAGAAAATCGTGCGCCGGATTGTCAGGAATGAAGACGCATACTCTGGTCAATGGTCGCAGAACGGCCCGGACCTTCTTCTCGTCCCGGAAAATGGTTTCGATCTAAAGGGCCTCGTTGGAGCCAAAGATCCACTTGGTGAAAGGCGGCTTCAGGGAATGCACACATGGGACAATGCATTCTTCTTTTCGCTCGATAAGTCCCTGCTCGAAGATGGCCGGGAACTGAACATCGTAGATGTCCCAGGGAAAATACTCAGGAGCCTTGGAGTTGAAATCTAG